One segment of Lachancea thermotolerans CBS 6340 chromosome E complete sequence DNA contains the following:
- a CDS encoding KLTH0E17138p (some similarities with uniprot|Q04182 Saccharomyces cerevisiae YDR406W PDR15 ATP binding cassette (ABC) transporter of the plasma membrane general stress response factor implicated in cellular detoxification target of Pdr1p Pdr3p and Pdr8p transcription regulators promoter contains a PDR responsive element), producing MIDYFEKNGAHQCPKDVNPAEWMLEVIGAAPGSHADQDYHEVWKASKECKATQAELEWMEKELVKKSQDNFERGEFASSLLFQYFFVTKRLFQQYWRTPSYLWSKAILTLFSQIFIGFTFFKADRSLQGLQNQMLSVFMFTVVFNPTVQQYLPTYISQRDLYEARERPSKTFSWIAFILSQITVEIPWNFTIGTLGFSCYYYPVSFYRNASFANQLHERGALIWLFCTAFYVFTGSMAQLCVASQEVAQSAGHIASLLFVLSLSFCGVMVTPNNMPGFWKFMYRVSPLTYFIDGVLSTGIANSKVECSDYEFVTFTPRSGQNCGEYMALYIDAAGTGYIKDSGATVKCSFCPASSTNAFLKMVSSNYSHRWRNYGIFLCYICFNIFASVFLYWLARVPKRKAGS from the coding sequence ATGATCgattattttgaaaagaatggAGCGCACCAGTGTCCGAAGGATGTTAATCCCGCTGAATGGATGCTTGAAGTTATCGGTGCTGCTCCAGGCTCTCATGCTGACCAAGATTATCATGAAGTTTGGAAAGCCTCTAAAGAGTGTAAGGCAACACAGGCAGAACTGGAATGGatggaaaaagagctcgTAAAAAAGTCGCAGGACAATTTTGAACGGGGCGAgtttgcttcttctcttctaTTTCAATACTTTTTTGTAACGAAACGGTTGTTTCAGCAATATTGGCGCACGCCGTCTTATTTGTGGTCCAAAGCAATTTTGACTCTGTTTTCGCAAATATTCATTGGTttcactttcttcaaagcggACAGATCTTTACAAGGTCTGCAAAATCAAATGTTGTCTGTTTTCATGTTTACGGTGGTTTTCAACCCTACTGTGCAGCAATACCTTCCAACATACATTTCCCAAAGAGATTTGTATGAAGCAAGAGAACGGCCTTCTAAAACGTTCTCCTGGATTGCCTTCATCCTCTCACAAATAACTGTCGAGATTCCATGGAATTTCACTATTGGTACACTTGGCTTTTCCTGTTACTACTACCCTGTAAGTTTCTACAGAAACGCGTCTTTTGCTAATCAATTACACGAGAGGGGGGCTCTTATCTGGCTGTTTTGTACCGCATTTTATGTTTTTACTGGATCTATGGCCCAACTTTGCGTCGCTAGCCAGGAGGTTGCTCAATCTGCTGGTCATATAGCATCATTGttgtttgttttgtctttgtctttttgtGGCGTGATGGTTACACCCAACAACATGCCTGGATTTTGGAAATTCATGTATCGGGTCTCACCCTTGACATATTTTATTGATGGCGTGCTTTCTACAGGTATTGCAAACTCAAAAGTCGAGTGTTCGGATTATGAATTTGTTACTTTCACGCCACGTTCCGGCCAAAACTGTGGTGAATATATGGCATTATACATTGACGCTGCGGGCACGGGCTATATAAAGGACTCTGGCGCTACAGTCAAGTGTTCATTTTgtccagcttcttccacGAATGCTTTTCTAAAAATGGTGAGCTCAAATTATAGCCATAGATGGAGAAACTATGGTATATTTTTGTGTTACATTTGTTTCAATATTTTTGCATCAGTGTTTTTGTACTGGCTCGCAAGAGTTCCTAAGAGAAAGGCTGGCAGCTGA